Below is a genomic region from Diabrotica undecimpunctata isolate CICGRU chromosome 7, icDiaUnde3, whole genome shotgun sequence.
AAGTACCGCACTTTCCACTTCACAAAGCTCATTGTACTTTACTTCTAAAAGTTCCCACTGTACGCTAATTTTCTGCCAGGGTCGAGTGTCCACCAGTTCAGCTCCTGCTTTCCGCATTGCTTGTAGAATGGTCTTAAAGGGATTTTGTTCGCTGCCGACAGCTGCCGTCCCCATTTTCGTCACTACCTTGGCTATCAGAAGTGTATGTCGGTTCTTTATTTTCTGTGATTCTCTGACATctctgatttttttattatttaattagaaACAGTATTTTCacttcttataaaaataatattgaaatattttgttaattttacatGATGCAACTTATTTGAAATTGATATTTATGACCGGATTTGTGGGTTTACCACATCACAGCAGCAATTATTTGGGAGCTTGATGTTATTGGGATAACCGACCCTCTAGAAAAAATGACACGTGAGGTGACGGCCAAAGAGGCTAAGATTTTTTTCTATGAGACTGTACGACGTGACAGAGAAGGCAGGTATGAAGTTATATTACCTTGGTTGAACGGACATCCTTTAATTTCAGATAATTTAGTTGTCGCTAGGAGAAGGTTAGATAATACTTTAAATAAGTTGAAAAGGTCTAATTTGTTTGAATCGTGTAACTTTATATTCAATGAGTGGTCGAACGAGGGTGTGATTGAAATAGTGAATAATCCCGAAGAGAATAATTGCGTGCATTATTTACCTCACAGGcccattattaaaaataatagtgaaATCACAAAAATTAGGTCAGTCTTTGACGCATCATCTCATAAACAGGGTTAAATCAGTGATTGGAGGTGGGGCCTAATCTTATTGAACTTATTCCTTCTGTTCTATTACGATTCAGACAACAAAAGATAGAAGTTGTGTCGGATATTCGAAAGGCATTTCTTAAAATTTCTATACATTCAAAGGACAGAGATTTTTTGAGGTTCCTATGGGTGAAGGGTTGTTTTTGGAGTCAATTATAGTCCATTTCTTCTGGGTGCCACTATAGAGTTTCATTTAACAAAGGCGCTGGAGAAATGTTGTAACGATAATCCGTATTCTAAAAACACAATTGAAAAGCTTATTACTGGGGTTTTATGTGAATAATTGTGTGACCAGTGTTACTGATAAAAATGAGTTAAGAGTGTTTGTATCAGAAGCAACCGCACTCATGGAGGAAGCTAAGATGGACTTAAGAGGGTGAGAGGCCTCTGGTAATACAAAAACAGTTGTCCCTGTTCTTGGTCTTCTATGGGACTCTTCAAGAGACACTCTGAAAATCAAAAGCAAAACTTTTCAAGTCacatttgtgtattttaatacaaaagtaatttttttgtaatagaaatttaattttgtattttttcgaacCAGGAGTCTCTTGCGAAAATTAATCGTAGGACATTCCTAACGTAATACATAACTTCTTGGTAtgtataaagtaaaaactttagaggtacaaaaaagaaatatggagaaataaTGATCGACGTCAACAAAACTATAGGACGGATTATCTCACAGCAACACAATACCTCAGCTTAGATACACATGTTTTACATGCTtgctgttttatttaatttttcaatgtttaaaaaattcaatatttattcctatCAAGCAACTTTAACAGCGCTCAAAACTTCAAACTACTACAAAATAAGGACTTTATTATTGCTATCCATTCTCGTTTACGAATATTTGTAACTACCTCCTATGTTATACATTATACAACGAAAATTTAGTTCCAAATATAATCAACTTATTTATTGTAAATCGCTTTgtatgaaatttttaaaattctcaaTAGTAATTTTTAACTGTATTATAGCTTCTCTTCTTTAATGTTTGTACTAGCTTCGGTTAACTGTTCGGCCTTCATTAACTTTTCTTTCAGTTCCATATGTTTCTCAACCAATTCGTTtttcttgttgtcaattttttCTTCACTTTTTGTTCTGTCGCTCCACCATCTTTTATTCTTTTCAATAGGCTTAACACAAACAGGAACTTCGGCGTCATCTTCTTGTGGGATCCGTTCGTATTTATGACCTCTTCTCATGAGTGGTAATTCCAGTTGAGTTACAATTTTTTGTGCACATCTAAAAAAATAATCAGTTATAATCcaataaactataaaaaactaCGAAAAATTATTGGTATTATAATAAACTTATAAAATGTTTTCTTTCGTTTAAGTACTCATATGTAAGACTTCGCTGGATAGTccatattaaaaagaaaagataGGAATTAGGTATCtgctacaaaaaaatatattggctGATAAGAAGAAACTCAGCATTGTCTATACATAACAAACGActgaagaatcctgaagatatcatggaccgagcatgtaacaaacaacgaagtcatgagaagaatcaacaaaagaatggaagtattggagaccatcaagacacgaaagctgcaatacctggggcatgttatgcgtaatgagagatacaacgtACTTCAAttggttatacaagggaaaatccagggcaagagaagtgtaggaagaagaagaatctcatggttgcgtaacttgagggaatggtacggatgcacatcaattgaactattcagagcagcagcatctaagatcagaatagccatgatgattgccaacctccgtcgcggagatggcacgtgaagaagaagaagaacaaacgacTATTATAcagtgatataaggttgaatattgaataatattttgtatatagaactaacttgcttattgatcatagtgaatgatcagatagcaataatcataagattcctgttggagttttaaataagaaaaaaaatggttgaatgctcgaataattTTGCAACAACATCCTTGGTTTCTTGTTAACGACTCCTTTAACCACATAGAAGATAAGGTCTCTTGCTTAAAATTCACCAAGAAGACAAATCTTACCAACAAATTCAACCATTTGATTTTGCAAAAACAACATACAAGTACCTACCACAGGTCATCAATTTCATCATAGAGTCTTAAATCTAAGTAACACTAACTTTTCAGAggataaattgtattttttaggatTAGGCCTTAAGTTTTCTTGTCAGAATTTTAGGTTAACTGACTTAGTACTAGGAGGCAAATTGACACACTTCACAAATTCTTGCATTAGCTTACTTTATCAACAAGAATGTAAGTACAAACGTCATATTCATAGAAATCACCATTctcttaaaaaacaaaaggatttgctaaaatcaattaaacaaaaaatcaaTAGAGATTCTCTATTACAGCGGTTCCCAACTAATTTTTCCAAGGACCCCTTCATCAAGGTACTACAATGACGAAGACACCCACTATTTCCTAAAGACCTAAACAAACCTAAAGTTACCTGAAAAGAGCCAAAATATGTGAAAACATAAATCAAACTAGTGCTATTTAGGATTTATTTGTGAAAATACAGGGTACCTACACAAGTAcattattagttttaattttcactCCTCAATTAATGAGATACGTTGAATTTAACCTTCAAATCTATTATTTCTGTAATGTTAGGTTCCAAACTTGAAACTTTCACTCTGAAATCCGACCGCATGTCAAGCCGATTGCTATATTTGTTTTTCATGAAGCACATGAAAGAAAATTCTTTCTCACACCGACAAGTTGTTGCAAACGGAAGGATTTTTTTCATAGCTTTGTCTCCAAGTTCTTTGTAATCCTTGCGTGCTGTTGCCCAGAAATCTGCTATTTTATTGCCATTAAAAATGTCCTTCATCGTACCACAACTCGACAAATCCATAAgcttatctttttcttcttctatgagGCCTTGGATTTGTTCAATTGCTTGACAGCTAAAAGGATTTCGAATCCAACCATCGTCAGGGTCAGGTTCAGAGAAGTATATCCTAAAAGTCGTGGCTAGGCTGCGTAGGTGCTCGGCTGCGTTGATCTTTATCGGATCAAGTAAACTCTGCTCTGAAGACTGCAAGAATTGTTTCAAATTAGGAAAGTTAGTGAACGACTCGTTTTCAATCCTTGCCGCCCACAGCTGGCACTTTTTTACCATAGCACTGATCTTATCTTCAACTTTGAACATGTCTACATTTTTCCCTTGCAAACTTAAGTTTAATACATTCAAGTGTTCAAAAACGTCAGCTAAGTAGGCAGTTGAGCAAAGCCAAGAAAAGTCAGTGAGAACATCTGCGTACTTGGTGTCAAGAAGAAAAACACGAACTTCATCTCTAAGTTCAAACAATTTTGTCAATATCCTCATTCGGGAGAGCCACCTTACTTCCGTATGAATAAGCAGGTGTTCATGCTCACTGCCAAtctctttgcacaacaaagaaAATAATCTGGATTGCAGAGGTCGAGTTTTAATGTAGTTAACGATTTGAACTACTTCGTTAAGTATCTTCTGCAAAGGTTCAGGCACTTCTAGCTACCAATGCTTCGCGATGAATACAACAGTGTGTCAATTTCACCTCAGGAGCTACTGCTTTGACACGAGCTTTGAAGTCCTGCTTTTTGGCCAGCCATTGATTTTGCTCCATCCGTAGACAAGCCCACACATTTTGTCCATGTGACGTCatgtttattgaaaaaatcattcAATGCAGTAAAAATATCTGGCGCTGTTGTGTGAAGTAGTTCGcatgaaaaaagaaaatcttccAATATCTGGTCCTCCCACAAAGATCGAACAAAACACAACATTATTGCTTTTTTTGATATGTCGGTGCTTTCGTCCAATTAAAGAGCAAACATGTCGCTCATGCTAAGTCTGACCAGCAATTTATCTTCAATATTATTGGCCATATCTGAAATTCGTTTTTGGACAGTGTTGATAGAGAGCGGAATAGTACTTATTATCTTAACAGCCGCATCACCCAACATTCTCTTGCATAGAATTATTGCTGATGGTAGTATAAGTTCTTCAGCAATTGTATGGTTTTTTCCACATTTAGCGATAAGCTGAGATACCTCATAAGATGCAAGGGTTGCATTTTCATTTACATTTGCACCATAGTGTTTAGGAATGTTTATAAGAGATCTTTTAAGCTCTCctagtttgtttttaaaaaaatcgaaTGACTTACTCTTGTACTCTGGATGTTTTGTCTCAAGATGCCGTCGCAGTTTTGCTGGCTTCATACATTTATTTGAAAGGCTTTCTTAGCAAATTACACATTGAGGTTTAGGCTGCTGCTCAGTGCCAGTGAACGGGAAACCCATTTCCAAGTAATCATAgttgtattttctaatttttgcaGCACTGATCTTGGTCGAATTAGGTTTAAGAGACGCCGACGAGTTGGGTTCAAGAGACACTGACAAGTTCAGTTCGACAGTCATTGACTCTTTAACTTTAACATTGAATGCATTTCCTCCCTCTTCGTCTGTAGATCTATCCCGTTTTAACGATCCACATTTTAATCAACGGTCCATAACGTACGAGTAATGTACCTTTCCGTGAAAAACAAAGCTTTAAAATATTGCACAAAATCACACGTTTCAACACGGTCAGGGACCGCACTAGCAATGAACTAACTAACTTACTAACAATAGCCGACTGACATCTCTGAAATGCGAATTGGCTGTATAACTGTAATGCAAACAGACAGCGCTGACAGCGACGCATTTTAACGGCATAAAGCCAAAGTAGGGTCCCATCTAGTTCCAGTGCCAGTGGTGGTGAAGAGAGGAGGCTAAATCTGTATTacacgaaaatattttttttaggtatataaacaaaattatagttAACAATCTAAAATTTGATATAACTTTAAGTTTGCGCGATATATGTTATTAGTTTTAAAGATTTAGAGAGAAAAACTTAGTTTTCGTTCTcctaaaaaaattgcaaaatggaCTTATATCGTTTTTCTCCCTGGctcttcatatatttatttttatatcttccGGACCCCTCAGCCATACCTCGCGGATCCCCAGGGGTCCGCGGACCACCAGTTGGGAACCACTGGCTTAGGCCATAAATCACTAGTCGTAAGATTTGAAGATTTCAAGATACCACTGAGATAAAGCAATCCTAATAAAGCGCGAATTTCAACGGGGTTTGTTAGTAGAAGATAACGTTGTTCGGAAGGAAAGCGAGCTTTTTTAATGCATATTTCACAATTTGTGTACGTCACAACAATTTCTAATAGATCCTCTGTAAAACATAACTGCCACAATTTGTCTATATTCTTTTCATTTCGAGCTGCTCCGTTTGGTCCAGAAAGATGGGTAATTAAATTGTGACGAGATGTTCTTGTATTCTTAGAATGAAAAGGTTTTAGATACCATTTGTGACCGTTCTTTGAATGAATTGTTGTGTTATGTTGCGGACTATCTTTACTTGTAGATGGTTCTGGAGTTTCTACCGCTTCTTCGGTCAAAATTTCTGAATTACGTGTATCAAATTCATCTGCCACATGATATTCAGTTTCCTCCAAATCTTCAGTCTCGCTTTCTTCGCTCTCAATACATGTCACCATCGTCAGTGTTATCCAAAAGCAACTTCTCATGTTCATCATGAGTTAAAGGCTGCATTCTTTTATAAAGATGGTTCATGTTGGGGTTGTACTGGTATTTACCTagtcaaatacaaaatatgtCTTAGTTtttagcaaaataataaaataatcgcTCAGATTTCacaactttaaaaaattgtttacacgTACCCTCTTGCCTGTGTGATCGTTGTCACTGAACTAAAAGATACTGGAAATACAAGCGATGTATGTGCAGAAACGCTTGAGTACACAGCGATTACATTTTTCACCGGTCATCGGCGACGCCACGTTGTTGTTCTAGggttataattattttaagtttgcaaattttgtagcaataactaaaatttttttaatttagagcAACTCAATTTGGTTACCAAAAAATCTATATCCAACTTTTCCAATTGTATAGTGCTGTAAAAACCATATTACATATTTGATACTTTTTATACAAACACGtcataattttattttagttttgatTCATTAGATTTGAAAAGTCCTCAAAAACAACAATATAATGATTGCCAAAAAGTGATAGTTAAAATCGACAGAGCTTTATAGACTACAGCCACGAAAACATACACTCATTGACGATGTACTTGCCTGATCCTTGTAGAAGCCGGAGGAGCAGTATGCAGAGGACTTTGTCCTGGCATTTCTTTTATTGGAGGTAGACGGTTAACATGATTTTTCTCAGGCCTGCAATAAtcttgtatttttattttcattgcgTGTTCTTGAGAACGTTTAATCGCTCCTGTAACAGGTTGCCTGGGGTACGCTCCTAGACATCGACCACTGCAACATGGAGCACTTTCTAAAACAGACAATTTTAACTTTAGTAACTTCAACAAATAAAGAATTTATGAAATGTGAATTGATATTAAAGAAAtggaattttgtaaaaaattgggCAAAAtcaaaagatatacacaaagaaaatgtaaaaattgtttatcAGTGAAATATTATTTTACTGTTTTTGCTAGtactattgtattattttttaattgaattattgtttatttaataatttttcacaTCAGCTTTTGCGTGTCTGTTGTCACCTCATTTACCAATCTTCAATCAATCCTTGTACGACTTGTATTCTGCTCTACAATTTGTTATATGGGGCTATTTTTGACAATCTACCGTTCATCTTGACAATCTGCCGATAATTTTTATCACTACATGATTATCCCCAAAGTCTCTGATGTCGATTGAATTCTGAGTAAGGCATATATAACATAGAAGTAAAGGGTTCGGTGCAAAAACCAGTCAActctatttttttataatttgtagaaaattaataaaaactttccAATATTGTTATTTGTAGGaatttttgtaacaaaaaaattaagtattGGTATTGGAAAATTATTTATGACCAAATTGATAACAAAATATTGTTTTGAGACTTCGACAAAAAAATTACAGTCTTGGAGTTGACTGTTTTTTGCACCGAACCTCCAAAAGTACACAAGTAAAGTAACATTATTGCGTTCAGCATTTAtttatcataaaataaaaaacctaactttattttttaactCAAAGCAACTATAAAACAACAAGAAACATAATAGAGACcacaataaaaataacaaataatgtgataaaaataaaaaaaaacaacttttgaGCAAAAAAAATGGTCAacagaatataaaaaaactaGAAATCTTCAGTTTCAGCTTCGCCACTAACTGGCACTGCCACGGTACGTATTTATCTGCCAAATACATCACATTTCCTATCTTTTGGGGTTTATTTTAAGTGGAAATTTGTTGTACAGTTTAGTACTTGGCCAAACTAAAACTGCCTTAGGTTTCTTGATGACAAATGATGAATATAGCGTGAGACCTGGTGTAACACTACACTGTATTGCTTTACTGTATTTTGTTCGGTTGTAACGTTAAAAACGTCACATCTTTTCGAGATATTCGCCCTCTCtttttctgtccggtagactaaatattctgttctatgttgacagaaaagctaattccattatataggaacatcctatgacatctgtgctaacttcatgcaGTCCCTTCCTACTTATCAACCACCTTTAATGGTatgattattttttgtttacctataattgaaatttataaaagaaggtaggaattataataagctgcattttatggtctgcaacattcttttgagtttatttttctgtatttatctaccatattcacggtttattggctgtattaattGGCCGTATCATTTTACTGGCCGTACTATGAAAATTTATTGAATCTATTTGAGGACTTAACTacttaattgggaggccacatacacacatggaataactgcagctctCAGGAAGACCTAACcgtctaattgggaggccacacaagcagcccattgatgCCATCGTTGCCTTAAGTATCACCGTCACTATATTCATTttaaagcattggcagggttgattgtttaatatttttaataaatatgattagttaaaaattgtttcatttgctatcagctaagggttcatggtttgatttctagtttaagacaagacgaactcataCTTGAGATACtaagctaggcgaagcatagacgataagctcccatggttgattaaagtattatttttataatagtatttcaattctctttggtagtcttatcgttacacggTCTATTGGAATGCTTCCTACGCTTATCGAAAGGTGACATAATACTATTCGCCGTCAGATTTTTTTTTGCAATCTGAGACCCTCTACTATTTGATACTCCATGCAAAGAACATAATGCCTGTTTGCGTTTTATGGTTTCCTGGCTTTACACACGTAGTGCAACAAAAATATTACCTTATATTTATGGGTGCTGTTTTTTCTCTCCCCTCTCCTGTACTCGTGCGTTTTCTTTGCACCTTTGACACACTATTAATCCTCCTAGATAAATGTCTTGTTTAGTTTCATCTCCCGTACTATAAAATTGCAAAAGTATGTTCTGATTGTGGGTATCGTCTATTTTAGTAAAATATCTTTTTCTACAATGGCAATTTGGTCGAATAGTTTTGTTTTGAATGAGTTTTTTTGCTGAATTAATATATTCTTCCCCTCTAACCTGTTTACTTTTCATAACATTTAGTTTCCATTTTCTTTCCATCCTTATCCATTATTTGCCTTTTTTCTTAACGATGTGAATGTTTGAAGTTTCTGTATAATCAAGCACAAACGTTTTTTGCTGTTCATTACTTTTATGATCAaaaatcaaaatctataaatccatcgtccgACCATATAACATACGAATGAGAAACGTGGatcatgaccaaagcaaacgaagaaaagctcagacgctttgaacgaaaaatacttgaaaaaatttTCGGAACttaccatgacatcaccacaaaccagtataagatcagaaccaatatcgaattaaaagcactctacaatgacgtcgatattgtccaagaaattaaatcacaacgactaagatgggcaggccacatgcacagactgcataacgagagacttgtaaaactggtatgggaggagatttcCATAGGCAAAAGACAACTTGGACGTCCCATAATGccatggagagataacatccaagcagatctccggaaaatgaacattccatttgaccctaggttgatggaagacgaaacaaattggaaaaaagttgtacagtcagccaaaacccatcCAGGGTtctagcgctacgtgatgatgacgACTTTTCTGGGtaccttttttattaataacaaaatgcTTTGATCGCCGTCGACTAGGACCTGCAACATCAGAATCGAAGGAATCCGATAACACCTAGTCAGTCCCAGAATCTGCATATGGGCTTTCCTCACTAAATTTACTACTTGAACTAATACTCATAATACAACGAAGTTTTTTACACTTTATTCGTACCTACCATACACTACTGCAatgttcaaaacaaataaatgaaTTGCTATGCTATTCCGTTTCCCATCGCCCGTGGCCTGATTTTCCGATGCTACCAATATTACCATTGGTGGCAAGAAATAGTCATTTCCTGGAGTTGACCGATTCTTACACCTAAGTACTCACATTGGTTGATGCAATCAACTCGTCAGCCGATATTTACATTCATATTTGTTAGAGATGGCTGATTACTGCACCAAAAGATGTGCAAACATTGTTCTAAATGATGCATATAAAAACTGAATTTGGGTAAAAAATGGAGTTAACTGGTTTTTGCTCCGAATCCGTTTATTGAAccttttaagattttattttagttttctgtGTATCATTTTAGAGCGAAATATGTGTGTCAGCAAGAGATAAATAAGATTCGTTGACTCATAGAGACGTGAAGCTTTTTACTGCTATCTCGTCTTCTGCTCTGATTTTGATTCTACTTATTTTTGTTATTgccaattttaatgttttttttagatGTCTAGTGATCCTTGTTTTTagttatgtatatattttttgtctactTCACTCTGCAGAAAATACTGTCAtcggaaataatattattaactcCTAAATTAACTGTGAGCATTCTCTATCGGATTCGGATATATCAAGAGTAAGCTGTCTTTGAATTAGACAGCTGACTGAGACGAATTATTTCTTATGGAGAGCTTAATTTTACTCTACtgtttgtttgtatttaatatgTTGAGTCAAATTTCTTTGGATTTAATTATACTAAAGCTAATTATAAAGTAACTTGTGGGCTATGTACTTAAATAATATTCAAGTGACTTCACTAACCTTTGTTGCTGTTATTGGAAGAACTTGATGCGAAAGATATGGATGATCCACCACTACTGACACTATAAAGGCTATCGGATTGCGGTACTGAAGATATTCTAGAAGTGATTGAATAACCACTTGCTGATGTTGGAAGAATTGGTCCAgtctataataaataatatataataggtGAAAAATATTtcctatattaataaaaataaatta
It encodes:
- the LOC140447055 gene encoding uncharacterized protein, with protein sequence MPQGQKPNPLMKPFVVLALPGMYLFYKYNQYKRKRKENATRRLAERELLHLNNKIEKLLNKLDETEPELATCQEEECVICINAKATMQTAPCGHLVVCRKCFVKTIQIAVSQRLLPLRCVICRAKILRLKTGPILPTSASGYSITSRISSVPQSDSLYSVSSGGSSISFASSSSNNSNKESAPCCSGRCLGAYPRQPVTGAIKRSQEHAMKIKIQDYCRPEKNHVNRLPPIKEMPGQSPLHTAPPASTRIRCAQKIVTQLELPLMRRGHKYERIPQEDDAEVPVCVKPIEKNKRWWSDRTKSEEKIDNKKNELVEKHMELKEKLMKAEQLTEASTNIKEEKL